CCATGTCATCTTCTTTCCTGTAGTCTGCCACTTTGTCCAAGCACCCTGGCACCCCATTGCCACTGCCCTTATGCCTCGATCTTCTTCCTCGGCCAGACGTACCTCTGCCTGGACCATCTCCCTCCTTGTCCTACTGTCCGCCTTCTTCCAACTCCTCGTCTCCGCAAAGCCAAGACCTTGTGTTCCCACTGCCGTTGTTCCCACAATGTCTTTGTGTCGCAGGCGGCTCTGTGCTGGGGCTACAGCCTGGCTAGCGGACCACTTTCTTCCCGTCCTGGTCTCAACACCTGCTCTTCGGACCATGTCATCCCTTGAATCCTTCAGCGTCATGACAAGTCTGGCCTTTGCCACCTTGTACTCCTCCACCAACGAACTCAATGGGAGCTGTAGTTGATTTGTTCGTCCATAGAGTCCAATGTTGCTGAAGCTTGGTGGTACGCCAAGCCACTTTCGCAAATGCCTACTAATGGTTCTCTCCAGTCCTTCCACCACTGTTGTTGCCACCTCATAAAGCATCAGTGGCCACATCAGTCGTGGGAGAAATCCATTCTGGAATAACCAGGCCTTGAATTTGCCAGGTAGTCCGCTTTTGTCAATCTGCTTCAGCCCTTCAGTGAGCTGGTTCTTGATGCGCTTGATGTTGTTCCCGTCTTGGAGTGTAGCATCATACCACTTCCCAAGGCATTTAATGGGGCTGTCCATTATCGATGGTATGTCCTCACCTTGCACTGTCAGATTGAATTTCTTGGTTGGTTGGCCTTTCCTGATAACAAGTGCTCTGAACTTTCTGGGTTTGAACCTCATTCTGGACCAAGTTGCTGCCTCTTCTAGGGCCGAAAGCATCCACCTTGCTTGAATGTGGGTCTTTGCTGTCAGAGTGAGGTAATCCATGAATCCCTTAACTGGAGGTAGGTAGATTCCTGTTGCTGCTTTTGGACCACGTGTCTCTCTCTTCGCCGCATTGATGATGAGGTTCATACCCATCACAAACAGGACCACAGAGATTGTGCATCCTGTGACAATGCCTTTCTTCAAGCTTTGTCATGCTGTTGTCTTGTCTCCCACAGCAAAGCGTAGCTTAATATCTGTGTAGTAGTCTTTTACCAGGTTACAAACATGTTCTGGTACATGATACTGCTCAAGTGCCTTCTCAATCAACTTGTGGGGTATTGATCCATAAGCGTTGTCAAGGTCTAGCCACACTACAGTCAGGTCATCATGGTTCACTCGTGCCTCCCGGATCACTTGGCTGAGAACACTGGTATGCTCGACGCAGCCTGAAAATCCGGGAACTCCACCCTTCTGAATTGACGTATCAACGTAGTTGTTGTCAGTAAGGAACGTTGTCAGTCGCTTGGCTAGGACTGCAAAGAATATTTTTCCCTCTACGTTGAGCAGAGAAATGGTCCGGAACTGACCAATATCCTTCGAGTCCTTCTCCTTTGGGCGAATATTCCCTCCGCTCTCTTCCAGCAATCCGGGATTTTGCCCTTTCTCCAAATAACTCTAAGTAGGGTCCATAGTTTCCGAAGAGTACCAGGGCACATCTTATAGACACGATAAGGAATGCCATTCGGGCCTGGGGCTGAACCTGTCCTCGCTTTCTTCACTACGTGCTGTACCTCAGACAATAATGGCTCCTTTGTGTGGGTCTTCTGGTTCTAGCCTTGAACAGTCACCCAGTGGAACCTCCCGTGAAGGATCACTGTGGACATTGCGTAAGTGCTGTTCTATGTCCTCCATACTGCTCTCTAATGTTCCTGATCGTTCGTTGTCAAGGGTGTCTTTGGAGAATTGGTATGGATTCTGGATTAATCTAGCTCTCTGTCTCTCCCTCTTCCTTTTCCTCTGTCTTGTTTGCTCAGCCTTGTTGAGAGTGCTCAGTTTCTCTCGTAAAGTGCTTCGTAACTGTTGGAGTCCTACTTTCTCTTCTTCCTTGGCTTTTTTATACTGCATCTTTACAATTGTAAGCTCCTTTTTGATCTGTTTGATTAGCCTCTGTCTTCTGCTGATGATTGGGGCTGGCTTCTCTGGCTTCTTCTCAGCCAAGCCAAACCTCTCTTTGCTTACAGTATAGATGAGGCCCGTCATTGCTCTTATCTTTCGGTCAGCTGGACCCTGGAGGGTTGTTTCCAGTATAGTGGAGACGTCTCGATCTAGCTCCTGCGACGCTCGCCGGTCTGTCGTCCTGGAGTGTCATCGTCCAGTGGGGGAAGCAGATCAAGAAGGGGGTCATGGTCGTCCTCTTCCTGCTGCCTGCCCTGGGTGTTTGAAACCAGATTCTCAGAAGCGTAGAGGTTCCTAGTTCTATGGGATTCTTCCCGACTTGGATCCTCCAACGTCTCACCAGGTGTACCACCTGAGCGTTGCTTCTTGGTGTCTGATTTCCCCACAATCAGTCCTGGCTTGATGTATCCGCAGTCCCCTTAGATTCTTGCAGATCTTGTCACATTTGCCACACTTCACTACTGCTATTTCTCCGGTCAATGTCCGTTGTACAAGCCTAGTCGTCATCGGTGTATCCGTCCTTATGAGTCTCTcatcctccccccccctccctctTGGAAGACTCTGGGGGTATTCTTCTGTGTGTGAGTCTGTAGCTGATTTTGTGGTTGTTCCTTCACAGGAACTGCATTCCGGGCTGCAAACCCGTCGTGCCCTTCCCAGGCTTTCCTGGTGGTCATCTGTCTTTCCAGCGTCACCGTTCTATTCTCGGTTGTCATCAAGTCTTTCCTAGAAGTCACTGGTAAACCAGATGTGGAATGAGATGTAAACAGTCGTTAAACTGCTGGACTACTGACGTCCTCAGTCGAGAGCCACCGATCACTGAATGTTTCGAcccattaatctcgatacattctCCTGGTGGTGGGTCCGCATTAAACTAATGAAACATTACTATTATTTACATCCGTTAGTCCTTAACTTAAGACATGTAGCGTAGTGTCTGTACAATTGCGGGTAAAAAATATCACACATTTAAACTATACTTAAATCGGTGATCTGCGCCTTTTTTTCAATGCAAAGCATTGCGAATGTTAACCGATTAAAACGAACCTCAACCAACAAACCAGATGAACACAATAAATGCATACTATGCACAACGAAGTTATAACAGACAGTGTATACCACGCCACATGGGTAtgatttgtatttgtatgtttaaACAACACGGCAATAACGCCTATTAAAACGTAATCGGAAAACCTTTCGCTGTAGCTCTTacagataattattttgtaaacgTTTTCTGATAATCGGTCGCACAATAAGACGTTGTTATATCTTATTCAAcacaaagggccacaactcctTGTGATAACGAATAAAACTTTACAATATGCATTCACTGTTTAGAAATAAGTTGTTGTAAACCTTTAAAGATCACATACACTATTTAGAAGAAGCTACTGATGtcagtttaaaacaattatttgaatgtaaattaattaatataattaaataatataattaaaaaaacaagtaaagTAATacagtaaatacaatttaaatgtaaataaaacgtaTCCTGAAATttatactatattatatataGCGATAAATCATACTCAATCGGTTAGAACGATTGCCAGACTTGGAATATCACAACATAATATCAAACAAATTAAGTGTCGCTTGACCATTATTTGATGCACTTTTACATGAGAAGCAATCAAGTAGCATTAAGCagtactaattattaattaacgAAACATCACAAACATCACCACGTGTTTCGAAGATACAACATCGAACATACACTTAATGTGAAcgtgtttgaatgtttattacGTTTATCCAAGATCGAAGATTTAGACTCATTTGACGATATTTGTCAAAAGAATCCAATAAATAAggacatacaaatacatgtatagaaCACATCTATGCATAGGCATTGACAGTTAAAGTAGTAAATGACAAAAagatattttgaaacatgcatgtAATAAAAATCTCCAATAAAACCATTTATTGCCAAATCGTAATTGTATCTGTGACGCCTTAAATCAGACCAATTACATTGTAATATCAGATGTTATAATCATTACAGTGCGGCCGATCGCTTAAAATGTGTATACGTATTTCTCAAAACTACACTGCTCGCGTGTTGCAAAGTATTTATTCAAGTGCAATACAacttaacaaaacacaattaGAACTTGAATTTAATGTTTCGCTCGAACAAATGTCAACTGATGGCTGTAATATGCTAAAAAGTGTACACTTTTACAGCGAGCCATTGACTCCGATGTTGTTTCAATAAGTCGACATGAAGGtgattgaaatgtatgcatagaCATTTACAATGATATTCACTTTGTTAATCAGTCGTCATGGTTAACACAGGTCCTTTAACGTATTTCTATATATTCCACGTGTGTTATTGTAGTGTAAACGTCAAATTACTTAATGACCGATATGAACTGAATGTAATTgtagtttatattgtttttttagagTTCCGGTATGCGAACTGTATTCCTTGAAAAGGAAGTTCTTCCACAGCATAATGTGggcgattttttttaaactaaattaacGATAAAGTTAAATTTCTTTGGCGAAGATTTAAAGTTACCTTCTTAAAAAATATCACAATTTGTAGCAGTGTATACTATAAGCAAAGTAGATAGATGGTATTCTTTGTTTGTGAACgattatcgatttttattcacgagTAATCAGTACAAAACTAAAAATTAATAGTTGCAAGTATAACACAGCAACGAGTGGGGCTATTGTTTCTATGATCATGATTTTTTAGGACAAGTATGCTACCTATTTGGTTAGTTTATTATTTGAAAAGCCTGGCGTAATGCGTGCGCGTCAAGTGtcttaccagattagcctgttcaatccgCAGATGATAATCAGGGAAGATACTTTTCATCCAGGTTTTCGTTTAGTAATTACTTCCTTTACGATGTATCCTCTAAAATGTTGAATGCGCCGTCTCCGATAAGCTTGTGTttactgcacatgctaaactTTGGCGGAAGTTAACGCACACGTTTTGAGTCAAGTTTTTGCACACGTTTTGAGTCATTGTTTCTCTGAGAGACTTCTTCAAAGCATAGAAATTACAGGAATATGCAGACATCTCAAACGTTATTTTCTAAATTGACTAGCTGCATATACAACGAACATGGTTGAGTGTATGATGTTTTGTTATGTCGAAACGAACGATATACGCATTAACGAATTTGTTTATAGGGATATTTTGTGTTGCGGATATAGTCTATTATTGTGAGCTAAGaagtaatataaaaataaaacacacacgaAAAATTGAAGTATGCtctttaattgtaattatatgtaaaacatattaaacacacAATCCTTTAACACATCTTAGTCAACCCCTTGGTCTTCATTCTAACTGGATCCAACCACTATCGTCGGAACAGCACGGCCAGGGTGAGCTGACGCATACACAGGTGCAATGAGGGTTCTCTACTATAAAGAAAGCATAGCGATAAAAACAGAAGAGTATAACGAAACAAAGAGTGCTTCTTATTTACA
This is a stretch of genomic DNA from Dreissena polymorpha isolate Duluth1 chromosome 7, UMN_Dpol_1.0, whole genome shotgun sequence. It encodes these proteins:
- the LOC127839737 gene encoding uncharacterized protein LOC127839737 gives rise to the protein MGMNLIINAAKRETRGPKAATGIYLPPVKGFMDYLTLTAKTHIQARWMLSALEEAATWSRMRFKPRKFRALVIRKGQPTKKFNLTVQGEDIPSIMDSPIKCLGKWYDATLQDGNNIKRIKNQLTEGLKQIDKSGLPGKFKAWLFQNGFLPRLMWPLMLYEVATTVVEGLERTISRHLRKWLGVPPSFSNIGLYGRTNQLQLPLSSLVEEYKVAKARLVMTLKDSRDDMVRRAGVETRTGRKWSASQAVAPAQSRLRHKDIVGTTAVGTQGLGFAETRSWKKADSRTRREMVQAEVRLAEEEDRGIRAVAMGCQGAWTKWQTTGKKMTWADIWRSEPLCISFLLRSVYDLLPSPANLHRWGNVKTQPANFAER
- the LOC127839738 gene encoding uncharacterized protein LOC127839738 encodes the protein MTGLIYTVSKERFGLAEKKPEKPAPIISRRQRLIKQIKKELTIVKMQYKKAKEEEKVGLQQLRSTLREKLSTLNKAEQTRQRKRKRERQRARLIQNPYQFSKDTLDNERSGTLESSMEDIEQHLRNVHSDPSREVPLGDCSRLEPEDPHKGAIISYLEKGQNPGLLEESGGNIRPKEKDSKDIGQFRTISLLNVEGKIFFAVLAKRLTTFLTDNNYVDTSIQKGGVPGFSGCVEHTSVLSQVIREARVNHDDLTVVWLDLDNAYGSIPHKLIEKALEQYHVPEHVCNLVKDYYTDIKLRFAVGDKTTA